Genomic DNA from Melopsittacus undulatus isolate bMelUnd1 chromosome 2, bMelUnd1.mat.Z, whole genome shotgun sequence:
ACTAAGCAAGGACTAATCAGATTTACATGATCATCAGCCAGTCCATTATAAACTCAGCTTTTAAGACCAAGAGATTGCCTCCTGAAGCACTAATGTTTTAACATGGACATGACAGGGTCTCAGCTGTGTTCTTGATGATCAGGGACACTCACAACCTaactagatttttttaaaaaatggcagtttttttccttgaaacagCCTTAGAAAAGAATTTTTAGTAAGTACTAGATGACATATGGAATAGCAACTAGTTCCTTTGTCCACATCTACCCTAACTTGATGTGAACTTTTAAGTATTTCCCACAACACAGAGTCTCTACAAAGGCATATACAGAAGACAATccattttatgtttattttgtaaCATCAACCAAAATTGAGGGTACCAATCCAAGACTTTCAAGAATGTGCACAAAGTTAGTATTTTAACCATTGCATCACAGCTCATATTACAACTTTCAGACTAATCGtctctttccctctccatttatatttgtattatatatatttatactaaTGAGTATCTTTCaaaaatataattgaaattGTTCCATACACATTCTTTTCATGACAGCATTTGGAAGTTAAACAGGTACTTAGGACAACTACAATTCATTCATACATTTTAGATGCCTCAGGGACAGATGAGGTCTTTTTCTACTCCCCCCTTTCTCCACCCTTCCAGCAAAATACTCAGAGCTGAGACAACTTCTGACTACACAGTCAGAAGCACATGTCTCCAGGTTTGGACTCCCTTCAACAATCTGCTACAGCTGGTATAGTGATCTCAATTACCAATTCATGAAATCCTGTGAGGTTGgtggcttgtttgttttggggttcttttttttttattcttctcccAGAAGACTGTTGAATGTAGATATTAGACAAATCATGAACCATTTACATTCACTGCCCTCAACACAGTCACTTGCAACTAATTCCTTAAGAGCTTTGTTGAGCAAGTAACAAGGAGCCAACAGCCTATTGTACAAGATGCCACTGCCTGCTTATCAGACATCTGACTCCTCTATGATACAGGGAAACTTCTAAATGGAGCTTATATCAGCTGCTCTCCTGAAGGCAATAGCAGATGCTGGCATTGCATTCTCATTCCAACTAGTTCTTCCACAATGATCGCTGTCACGTAGATCCTTTTGCTTGTTGTCAGAAAAATGAAGCTTATGTATCAGCAGCTTGCAGCATCTGCCTATGTAAGATCAGCAATCCTAGTGTTTGCAGTTCTTTTAAATAGTTGTAAAAGCTGGTTACAATGTTCACACCCAAAAGGCAAAGGTTATTTTATCAACAGAGCAGACTGTTTGGTGCTCCACAAGTGTTCTAAAAAACCTGTTAGAAAATATGGGGTAatccttttgttatttttctttcattaaatgaTTCTAGTAATAGTCTTCATAGTTCTTAGGGTTCAGGCAATAAAGAATGGCACCACCAAATGAAAATATAGTTGCACCCCAAGCCAGGCCATAGCCCCAGTTGAATTCATGGTATATTTTCAAGCTGACCGTTTCGATGAACTTGATTGGGTAAAGGACTAAGCTGCACACCTGAAGaacaactgaaagagaaaaaaatacaaatttcagaAGAAGCCTTCTTTAGTTTCCATAAAATAAGGAAACCATCACATAACTGAAACTCATATTGCATATTAAGCTCCTAAGCACTGCTCTGTTTGGGAAAAAATATCACCTTAATTTCATTCACAAAGAACACAGCAGTTTCGACATTCCCTCTTTGATGAACACGCGTTATTGGTATGGTGTTAACGATGACCTGTCAGATATCCACAAAATAAACAGTGAAGCCAATCTTTCCccaatttttttctgtctcttagTGTTTTAGTTTGCAGTCATTAATTCTTCCATAACAACAGAAGTAAGATAATTTGTTCTATAGCTATAAGTAAGTCAAAATGAGAATCAAAAATAAATGACTATTGAGAAATGTagctcagaaagaaataatttacttaGCCTAGAAATAATTCATTGTAGCAGGCAATACatattatacatatttatgCTCATTAGAGACTTATTGAATTACATATTTCACATGCATTACTGAGTACTGTAATCAGAATTAATGCTATTGTTAGAACACCAAGAAATCTATGAAGTTTGATCAGTCACGAGATTTCCTACTGGCAAAACATTGCCTTGCATAACGAACTTGGAAGTGCTTCTTCTTAGAAGTGCTTTGTgaggtaaaaagaagaaaaaaagctaataaaCCAGATCAAATGCAAGACAGTAAAAAGCCTAAAAATAATTATGTCTACAGCACTGTCTCTGAGAGTGCCAGATCTCATGCAGTCTGATTCACACATCTGCACTGGAATTCAGGAAACCTGTTAAGTGCTGTggtaccaaaaaaacccaagaaacaacccacaaacaaaaaaaaaaaaacccaaccaacactCAAACCACCAAACCCACCCACATACAGTaatctgcaaaggaaaatacacaGATGAATCCCCCAAATTTTCACAAGATTTCAGTTTCATCAGCACACATTCCTTTTTAAATTCAGGCACACTCAACAGAAAATTGGGACAACAGTTTCTATGGTAAGCAGGTGAAAATTATACTTGAAGACAAGAACAAGCCACATGATGTAGCAATTCCTCAGGCCCCTAATTCTGCTTCCCACAAGACTAAACATCACAGGAACATACAAAACATCCTTTTTGCCCCTCAAATACACAATATGGCCTTATGACAGTGCCTCCTTCCAACATGTAACACTAGTGATTTTTCAAGACTCCAGCCCACGACTGTCTCTTAAGAATTACCCAGGCCTGCCAATTACAAGCAGGCTGGGCACATCCACACAGCTAAGCACATGCATAAGCATTTGCAAACCTGAGAGAGATGCACACTGGTGAAAGTTCAATGGTATACAGTGTAATACCACAatagctactttttttttaaacactggcAAAGTCATTCTGTACAGTTAATTAGGTATTATAAGAACAGCAAACACTGCTTAGAGAATTGTTTCAAAGCCAGTGCCAACACAAAAGTGGATAACAGAGAGGAAGACTACTCTGGACTACAGAAGTGCTTTTGAAATTACActgagaaaatacaggaaaatgaaataatgctaTTCTCCTCCAGCTTGAACATTCCACACACTCAAAATCTGCCATTGCCTTTTTGTTAACACACGTACACTTTAGTGTTGTCAAAATGGCACCTTTCATTACCCCTGAAGACTAACACTTACCTATCCTCTGGATAGGACTGGTACAGGGAGATGGTTTCCAGTGTTCATTACACCTTTTGCCATAACACTATAAAACATTCATTGGAAACTCCCCCCTGCCCTTATCCTACAGACTAGTCTTAGGACTCTTACCTGAGACTGACAATCTGAATAATGTTTGGATAATGGATTTTTTGATGTGGATACAAAAATCCATAGGATTTTTTAAATCCTAAAGTTACTTAAGTGTTATTTTGTGTTATTCCATTccagtataattttttttctcccaactTACAATACACTgtgcaaaactgaagaaattttGACAGGTTATAACTAGAGGAAGCACCCACTCATATGAAAAGATTATGTATTCTACTTCTACATAAAGAGAGCATCATTATACTTCAAACCACCCGAACATATGTTCAGCTTTCAGACACATCTTTAAGACCAAAGTCAAAAAGGATTTCCTAAGATGAATAGAAGCCTACAGGTTTTACAGTGGCTTCCTTAAcatgcagcatctctgctgagtCAATATAGAAACTgctctatgtgtgtgtgtctgtgtcaaCGGACAACCAAGGAAGCTCTCCACCTTCCCTCAATCTAAAACATGAAGTATGCTGAATTTTAATCTACAGATTGGACTTGTGGCAACAAAAAAGTGATTATTTTGTAATTCAAAAGTTGCCAAAGCAGCAACACCCACGACAGGTATTTTAGATGTTTTTATAGTGAGGGTTCTTACTTTTGCACTACTGTCCAGCTACATTATTCTAAAACTCAAAGGAAGTGCTGGCAGCAACTGGCCAGTGGAGACAGCCACGCTGCATAACAGTTATCACTCTGCACTATTTTCACCTCCTGTTACTGTTTCTCCCTTTAGAATGAATGGGAAGAAAACTGTGTAGTCTAGAAACAAGTTAGTGAAGTTATGAAAAATAACTAGTATGGTCCcaaaagatgttaaaaacaaTGCTCACAACTACTGATCTGTTTCTGACGAATTTAAAGACACTCCATGTTGACCTGCTTATGGGAAGTATCCCAAAACCCTTTCTTCAGAAGCACTAGTCTTTccacatagaaaaaaaaaagctgcaaaagaaatcttaaaaaaatcccacttcAAAATGCTATTCAAAAACCACCAGTCATCTCAAACCAGCCTATTTACTTCAAGCTTAGACCAATTTTCATTACCAGCATTATGATGCTTACAAGACAATCGCACAGGAACAGAAATACTAGTTTTATTCCATTTACATTAAACACATGTAATTATATATACTTACCATATTAAACACCCAGAAATCAcaacaaatgctttaaaactagcaaaatttaatttcagtcaTCTTGTTTTATCTCTTCAAATGTTTGACTAAAACAGTTTTGCTGCCAAAAAGAAACTTATGCTGTGCCCTTTCTAACTGGTCTATGTGAAAATGGTGGTGCTGCCTAGTAAGTTCTGCTAAGTATTTCTGCTCCCTATACAACTCCTCCTGTTCATTCTCATGGGTAAAGCATTTCACTAATAACCAATGAGTGTTGCAGTTTCAAAGATAAAGACACATGCAACTGCTCTCTAAGAAGTTGTTTGTATTTAATACAACCTGTGCAATTAATCAGGAAGCAGCATGAAGAGAAAGGGGGTCTGTgctaatttttaaaacactgctaGCTCAAGCATAGGCCACACCACTACACAGATGACCAGGCATTTCAGCAAGAGGCAACAAAGAGCTTCACAATGAATGTGTAAGaaagggacacacacacagaagaaagaaagcaaggatAGGTGATGACAGGAGTATAAAAATACTGTCTGGATACTTAGATACAAACTCAGGAAGGCTGAAGCCCATCTGGAGCTCACATTAAGccaggaaatggcaaaaagggTAATAAGGAAGAGTTTCCACAGGCGCATTAGTTGCAAAAGTGAGTTCAGCAAACATATTCATACAATGATGGACAGGAAAGCCAGTCTAGCAACAGATAATGTATTGTGATGCCTTCTCCAAGACCTCTAAGTGAAAGTGACAAGGTCTGGGAAGGTGTCAGCAGATCAGCAGTGCAGGGACTACTTAGGAGTAGCATCCGTATTAATGGGAACAGATGGGATCAAGCCAAGGGTGATGAAAGAGTTGGCAAACATCATCATGAGCGTTTCATCATCTATGAAAAATCACAGTGATCAGGAAATATGCAGATGAATGGGAAAAGGTTAATGTTGCAACCATATTTAAAAAGGCTAGAAGTGAAAAATTATAAGATTGTCAGCCTCAACTCAATCCCTGGAGTCATTATGGCATACATCATCTTGGAGTCCATCTCCAAGCAGATGCAGAACAAAGTGGCCATCACAAGTGAACATGGCTTCACCAACCAAAGGACAAGGGTCCAGAGGGCTGCCAAGATAATCAGAATACTGCAGCATACTATTCTTGAGAAGAAGATAAAAGACTCATGAAGAGGCAGCTAAGGAGTAATTTCAAACCAGCCTACAGTTACCTGAAAATGTAGCTGCAACAATGATAGAAAAAACTCAACCAAACAACACTCTTTGTAGTGACCAAAGATAATGGCACCTGAAATAATGGCAACCCAAGATAATGCCAATGGACACAAATCTGAATTTCAGACATTCAGGATGGACACCATGAAATGTATCATAAGGTGGGTAACATGGCCGTAGGACAACATGCTTGGAGAAGTTGCGGAATCTTCATCCTTGGAGCTCTTTAAGACTCATCCAGACAAAGATGCAGCTGATTGACCCAGCATTAGTGACTGTTCTGCCTCAACAAGAAGGCTGGCCCTCATGACCTACAAAATCTCTTTCCTATCAATATTTCTTTGATGCTATGACATTTTTTTGCCACCCTGTAGCAACCTGTACTACAGTCTGACTTTTTCAGACCATTTCATCAATTTCTCAGAATCAAATTCTGTCCTCCAATGTATCTGcgtttttttctatttatattgTAAAATTTGACAATTAGACTTTTATTCTATCTTCCACATCACTATCAAAAGAGAACTCAGGAAGCAATCCAGCCAGACTGTGCTCTGACTTTCTgtcagatgaaaaaaatacatcctctaaatattttccaaatattaACTGTTGTCATTTTTTAACTCTCTCACCTACAATAATTTCACTTAGCCACTGCTTCCCTAAGCTTACATGTAAAAACATCTGGTGAAATGTCTCAAAAGCTTACTAACTTCAACAGGTTATTCTTATAAACATTGttaaaactgttaaaatatagacccagaaggcaaaaaaaacccaataacaaactccttttgtttgcttttatggaCTTTCAACAACTAAACTTTCCTTTTCTATCCCTGAATTAAGACTTGGTTCGCACTCAGTTATCTGGTAACTGCCTCATGAGACTCCTCCACTGGCAAGTTTATGAACTTGTACTTTGCAGATGCAGCTTTCAGGGCCAGTTTGGTTCATAACCACCAAGATACTCCTGCAAGTACATAAGCTAGTGTcgtggtttgagcagtagcagtcatttttctccttcttggtagctggtgcagtgctgtgttttgactttcaggctgagaacgattgctgatagcaagtatgttttgagttactgctctggtgtttggtttgttcaaggcctttttctgagctcatgctctgccagggaggagggagagacaggacacctgacccaggctagccaaagaggtattccataccatagtgagtcatgcccaggatgtaaccgagagagacccagaagggctggagctctggggggatggaggaggtattggtcgatgctcggtcaggcagggtggggtgagttatgggttggtggctggtaaggtgttgtattctcttcacttgttattggctttataaTTATTacttgtagtagtaatggcagtagtgatttgtgttgtgccctagctattaaactgtgcttatctcaatccgtggtggctacattctttggattctccttcctaactctccgggagtcagggaagcaagggggggaggagtgaacgaactgtgtggatttggtttaaaccacgacagctagTGACCTCTACTAGAACAAAAAAGCTGGGAAGAGCTGTGTAAGGTGGCTCCACTCAAGAGTGTCCTGCAACCACCTCTCTGTATGCTCCATATTTTTCCATTAGCGGAGTTATTCCTGTTCCTCTCTCCATTGCACAGAGATgacaatttgtattttaaacacattcaTGTCTGTTAATCTCTTGCTAGCTTATTCTCAGTATCTAggttgaatttcttttttgtcccTTTGCTTTCTCATCTCTTCCACTCCAGTCAATCTTTTTCCTCACCTACAGAGTCGCTAACTGAAACCTGAAGCTGAGAcgaaaaaaaataaaaagttaaaaaaatcaaagctagAAGAAAAAATGCCTGGAGCCAACTGTTTGGATTCTAAAGTGCCTGGAAAATACTTTTACATTTTGTCCCTTCTCCCACACAGTGATGTTTTCTACCTGACACCCACAAAGACCATTAAATGTCTATGGGCAATTCATCCTGTGTTCTTCTTCCAGAGGCAGCTGGCAGACTCCTAACCAGAGTCATACAGAACACTTGGTCTTGTAAGTAGACCCACAGGTCAGGGCATATCCTCAAAGATCTTCTGTGAAATCCAGGTGAAGGTTTGAATCCATGGACAGCTGCATACGGCACAAACTCTACTGTGCTGAAATCTTAACTTTCCCCTCTTCAGTAGGGGATTCTCTTCATGATTCTTTCAAGATATATCAGTCCATATTCACATCTAAAAATAGCTGACATCAAAGATAAAATCTGTAGGAAATGACAGTAACAATTTCAGTGTCAAATCCCAAAAGGATTCTCCTCACATCTGCCAGATAACGGAGTACAATGGAGTAGGCTGTCTTGGCCTCATCATCTCTCTTCTTATATGCTTCAGGTCATAGCTATTTAAAATGTGTATGCACACAGGCAAAGGAAAGAGGTGAATACCACTCATAAGCTAAAGCagcaatgtattttcctttatgATGCAAGTAAGCATTAATCCCCTCTACCCCCAACCTTTTGTAGTAAAGACTAGAACTAATTTCGTGTAGAGGAGATTAATCTTTAACATAAAGAGTGGGATCTGGGGAATTATTTTCTTGGGtaaagttgtttcttttttttttttttagtacaaaCTTATCCATATATTAAATGAGCAACATggcaagaaaagcagcatatgGCTGAATAATTGCTAAGTTACTACACAGTATTatgagaaattaattcaaaagccaaacaaaaaaacactagAGAAATTCAACAGTCCCACTCCCTTCAAAGTTAACTGGCCAATGTACTTTGTAATCTCAGAATTAAgactaaattttaaaataatggcaCTAGTTCCTTTATTCCTCCAACCAAGTAAGCAAAGTGACACATAGAACAAAAAGATACTATTTCCACTCAGGAAATCTGATCCTAGGTTACATTCTTTTcctaaaagcaaatgaaatataaCTTATCAATATCTATAGAGCAAATAAAAGTGCATGTTGAAGCACTGCGACTCAACCAAGGTAACGTTATCAGcagggggcagcaggagccttCCTCGAAGTTTCGTTTAATTCCCGAATACCCTGCAAAATCTGCTCTCTtatctttctgtattcttgcaAGTGGCTTTATATAATACATCCCAAAGACTAGGTTCTGCCATCCTCTTCATTATGGGCTAACAGAAGGGGCTTAAGCTGCTGGCTCCAATGCAGATATGAGTGACAGGATGAAGGAAACTATGCTTCGTGAATCTCAGGAGAAAGAAACATCCGTGCTGACCAAGTCCCAAAACACCAGCATGTATAAAAGGAGATGATCTGACATTATAATTCACCTCACTGGAACAGTCTTATAGACAGTTCAGATTTATAGGTCTCCCTTAAGATTTTATGATAGTTTATATAAACTGTtcaattttcatgttttcaaaatgaatCAGGGACTACACTATGACAGCTTGTTAAATTAATAACTAAGTAAGCAAGCTGACACATTGAAATTAATTCCTCCTTGCACAGGGGCATACATAAACACCTTGCAACATAATCCTATTTATTTTCACACATAGGGCTTCAAGAGTTCACATCTGGGAATtaattttcccattttaaaattctaaaaggaagaacattaaaataatagaaatggttttgtgtgaagaataaaaatggGGCCATCAAGAAGCTCAAAGTCACAGATTAAAAATGGTACTTTGAGATTTATCCTTTATATACCCTGCTGCATGTACTTCACAAAGTAATAAATataacacaaataaataatttcttatgaACTAATAATAGCGCAACTGCAAAAATGATTAATGCTGTGAAGAACTGGTATCCTGAAAAACCTCACTGGagttaacaaaaataaactaaatgCCTCTGAATTTGTATGCAGAACAAGGCCATGTCTTCCTTCACCGAAGTGAAGCTGCTCTCATCACGTTGCCGATAATCTGCTTACCTGCAGCAAAGAGCATGACTGCAACTGGTCTGTAGAACCGCCTCCGAGATCCCACGCAGATAGAGATCAACCCAACCAGGAAAGCTATGAGAATAATGGCAGCACCACCCAGCAGCAAAGCAAGAGTAGCTATCTGCCAgtctagggggaaaaaaaacagagagaggaaaacaaaaataatgcagtttCAGTAAACAAGTCTATAGGTcagacagaaacagcagaatatGAGGAACACAAGAGGCTGCATCAAGGCTCAAGTAAACAAACAACTGTgcttcagatttcttttctcctaaTTAGTGAAACACCTTTATACAACAGATGCAACTCAGGAGCAGAATGCTACAACCTCCCACACTTTTTCTAAGGCATAGTCGGCCTCTTTGGGATTTTGGCTCCAGTAAGACTGAACAATTTGGTCCCCTGGTTTTTGTCCAATTTAGAATGAGAAATTGAGGCCAGGTCACAATTAGCTAGCCCCTAGCCTGCAGTAACCTTCTCACAATAAGACAGTGAAAGTCAAACCTCTACTTGAGCTGATTAGGATGACATAGGAAGACTCATCATATACACTTGGCACTTGGGAAGCCACATAATATGACTAACAAGACTAAAGTGTAGGAAGGAGACgcttaaaggaataaaaaaaaccctccacacaaaaaaaaaggaggggggggaggagtTAACTAACATTAGATGTAGAAGGAGTTAAATCTGAAGtccattttaaaacatcagttATCCTTAagtgtaattttttcttttctttcctcaaaatCAGCTTCTGGATTTGGCCCAGTATATTTCCTAATTATTTTGATACGTAATGAATGCGGTTATAAACAACATCCTTGGAGTCTTACATCACATAAATGAAAAATCCATTTGCAAGCTGATGATCTAACTCAAGAACTTCTGTAGGACTTTAGAAAGGCATGGGCTTTGTGCTGCCTCTCTCTGCTGAAGACTAAGCAGGATCTTTTCTCCCTCCAATAAAAGTCATCAAGAAAAACAATCAGATCACTCCTATTTATTAGTACAAGGAAGACGATCTAAAATCTGCTTTTTGGATAAAGACCTATGGATCCAATGCATCTCTCACTACTTTGAACATACTAGCACTCATACaatattcagaataaaatgtcCAAATGCATGACACAGTTCCAAGAAGAGATTAATTACTTCCAAAATAAATTTAGAGATATTAAGGTTGCTAAAAGAAGAACAACGACAAAAATCCACATCCTCTTTTGGAAAAGAGCAAAagtcagtgttttaaaaaacagtacATCCAGTTTCAAGCAGGATATAATCTGCTGAAGATACCAACAGTGCAGCTGTCAGGCTTGGGAATGGACGGCTGGCAGCTATTATCACCAAAGAGCCCTCACATATTATATGAAAAAGGATGAAGGAGATTAAAGAAGAAAGTGAACAAAAAAGCTACAAAAGCATTGctcaaaaaaatattatttaaaaggtGGCTTTGTGCAagtacacatttattttcattctttttagaCATCCAGTCATTGTTTACAAATACTTATAAAAGTACTCAACCATCCAAGCTATTTTACTCCCAAAATCCAAGGCTGGGAACAATCTCTTGTTCTTCTACCATCAGCAATGTAATCTCTATCATCAGTCTGCTGTGTCCCCTAACTGCTTCACTATTATTGagataaaaatgtgattttagtTATGGATAGGAATGTTATGAAAAGTGGTTTTTAATGCTGACATGATCCTTCAGAAATACCAAGTGGTTAGTGCACTGATGATTTAGAAAGTATTCTTCCAATATCTGAGTGCATTACAGAtataaaatgtagaaataaatgaagagaaTGGACTGCTCTGAAACAATACGAAAGGCATCCTTGAAATAGAAAATCACATAGATACAAAGACTAGACTCATAAATCCATATTGCCCAAAAGTTAAAAGCCGTACCAAATTGATGGAATGAATTTAAATGCCAGACAGGAAAACTCAGAAACTAAGATTTTTGGAAGCcattataaataatattaaatgttACCTTCATATTGATCAGATGCCAAAGTCTAATACAAACAGAAGGTGCGCAACATTGGAGTAGCagctaaatgaaaaaaagctgAGTATCCTACCGCTTTCCAAAACcacactgccaagaccaccaaaaaatgaaaataattaaggCAAAAATGATATAAGCGTGAGGTTAGAATATAGTTTCACTTTCAGGACACATAGCCATGGATTCTggaaaggttaaaaaataaacaaactacCTCACTATAGTACTGATGTGGGAGGGAAAAGGACAAATGAGTGCTGGGAGACACCTACACTCCCAACTAAAAAAGAACTGacttaaacaaaattaatttattgagTAAGAGAACCCACTCAGTGATGTTGACAGTAGGACAAAACCAAGGCTCCTAATGTTCCTCACTACTAGCTGGGGATCAGGTATTGAATGTTGTGCTCTGAG
This window encodes:
- the TMEM47 gene encoding transmembrane protein 47 — encoded protein: MASSGSGMEEVRVSVLTPLKLVGLVCIFLALCLDLGAVLSPAWVTADHQYYLSLWESCRKPGNLDSWLCESTLHSDWQIATLALLLGGAAIILIAFLVGLISICVGSRRRFYRPVAVMLFAAVVLQVCSLVLYPIKFIETVSLKIYHEFNWGYGLAWGATIFSFGGAILYCLNPKNYEDYY